From Anastrepha obliqua isolate idAnaObli1 chromosome 3, idAnaObli1_1.0, whole genome shotgun sequence:
ATGCAGTAGAAACTTAAATTCTTGGAGTTGATACaccatttggaaaaaaatattctttattctaTACATCCATTGTGAATTTATGAACGGCACTTACTTTTTACAAATTCGGAAAAATTAGTGAGTTAATAATACAAGCACAATCAGTTCTTTTCAAGAAAAAAGGGAGCGCAACTTAAATATACCGTCTTTTAAGCTTTGAAAATGTATCAAACAAAAACAgacaattcatttatttcaaatattgtactCGTAAATCGTTAGTCCTAATTATTATCCAACTCGCGGTCAACTGTCCTTTCCTTCTCAAAAAAATTGGCTCGGCGACCAGCCAAATATTCATTTCTTTGACGTCAATTCTACataaccggaacgacctggatttatatccggtcatacatttaagagaaatattttatactaCTACAACAAGCACCCAAATCCTTTCACATGTGTCGGTGGGTACAATGTTCGAAGAGTATAGCGGCTTGGGTGGGACGACCCCCTTTTCAAATAGGCTTTCAAGACATGAATGACTTGCCTCGGTCTCTTTGCGCTTTTGGTTTCTTTGGTTCAGCTCGAACGCATCAATTGTAGTTGGTGTCTATAATACAGATTCGCGATAGCTTTACCTTAAAAAAGTAGCTGGAAATTTGAGTAGGTACTAGCATTACTAGCATTAGGTAATAagcttaacaaaattagtaaaaaaaattcatcaggtaaattttcttagaaaactttttaagttttcttagtGTTACTCCAATACTAATGTTAACTTCGATGAATGAAGGAACACAAATAATCTTGCTAATGGACTATAAATAtgcattataaagggttttccaataagaggtgttattttaatattcaaagaaaaatgctattttttaatataaatgatcggatgtttatttcattataaagaggaaggtatgccgttaatagtggaaaataacatcaggcaaatgaccaccacttccacgcttacaggacaatatccttttcatgaaactttccataaccaaattgcaaagtggctgccctatgttctcgatagcctcacgaattccatctttgaggtcttaaatcgaccctgggctgttggcgtagaccatCTCTTTcacggccataaaaaatcgttaatcatttctTGATAGCGACAGATAacgcctgttattggaaaaatcTTTAGgatgcttacaccctttttttggctGATttcccgagctcctcctcctatttctggtgtgcgtcttgatgttgttccacaaatagaggggcctAGAGTTTAAAGCCGCCTCCGAAAGggagacattttttatgaagagctttttcatggcagaaatacaagaaatacaatcggaggttttccattgtctGCCTAGGAGCGATCACCATTAGAAAAACATCGTTTCCATtaattggtgtttcatgcccggtcTTTCGAGCAATTCCGATTGGTAATCACGTACAACCCCATTCAGCTATGGCGGCCACTATATGATggcaataaaaccaaaaaatatttttcatagtcaaaaaaattagtcacctatatttgtattattattattttttaatttattcgtgCCGCTTACGCTTTGAAAGTCACCTGTGAGTTCACATTGGAAAAAACTGCAATTTTCCGAAAAGTTGGCATAAAATGTTAAAGatcgatattttttaattttcttttcctaATTTCCCTTCTCAAATGTCCCCAAAAATGATATCCTATGCTCAAAAAAAATGAacttctaaatttaaaaaaaattaattcgaaattaaaatataaaaataaaaaccttatACCTGGAGGAAAATATAAGCAACGATCCTATTTGACACGAATTTACACTtgcaaaaagaaacgaaaatacTTATCATCATTATAATTTATCAGAAATATCTGCTCGATCGAGATATGCGTAAAATCCGTActttgaatataatatataataaaatttcaaacaaatttcacaaataatattcacacgtttattatattttaataactcTCATCAAATTACTAATAAATTTCTTTCATCCACTAAcacataattttcttttcaatttagtCTCTCATTCTCTTCACACTCGTCGCCTTGGCCAGCGCCCATCCAGGCTACTTGCATGGAAACTATCCTCACATTGACTACCCGCTCCTGCATCAGCACCATGAACCTTTGCATTTCACCAAATTGGTGCATATACCAGCAGCAATTTCACATCAGAGCTCAACAGTCATACATAGCCCCCCGATCATTAAGCCAGTCATAGTGCCCGTAGTGAAGACTGTTTTACAGCCCATTGTCAAAACGTACCATGCAGCACCCATAATTAAGGCTTACCATCCTATTGCTCTAGATCCCTATCACCACCATTACGACCATTCCGATTTTCATCACTATCACTGAGTCAGAAGTCAACGTTAACAAACAAACAGGCGACTTCTGGAAGAAAGATTTGTGCCGAAATATTGCGCTCAATTGTGTTGGAGAGGCGGAGAGAGCTGATTTCAccatactttttattttccttgaaaAGTTACATGAAAACTTGTCACATTATTTCTAATACATTTCCATATGTTTTACTCTATTTTATGGAATTACAAactagaaccaaaaaaaaaaaacgagttcTTTTATATAAATTGCACAAAAGCGCAAAAAGCGAAGAAGATGTTgttcattacaaaataaatagcttaattgtttattaaaaaataacaacaaagtaTTTGATTTTCTTCCTAAATTTCCTATTTGCTGCAGAGAAACGTGAgcacacaaaatattaaaaataatgtttctgCATAACCTAACTTTGTCGTGCAAAATGCAGGCATCACTGCTAACAATCACTGTTCAACATCGAACGTTATATGATGCCTAAATGTGACACAAACTAACAAACTATTAATAGCCCAATTGCGTTATCTAAGCGTTGCTGAAAGTAAATGCCTCCACATATTTCACAATAATCCGCTCTACATACAATGGAAAATATCATCGCATTTCATGCAGCATCGCCCTGCTTATTTGTCATCTTATATCACATGGATTGCATGCTCTTGCAAGCGTAGCTGTTGGTGAAATTTTGCACCACACAGCCTCCCTACACGTACACCttactctatgtatgtatgagtaagcacatatgtacctatataccaTGTTAGACAATTTTTTACAGTAATTCTATGATTTCGTGTTCGATCTCTACTTCGGGTATCGAACATTAATATTTAGACTTGGCAAGCGATAGCGAGCTTCTGTGAGCACTTTTACTATGGAAATcctaatcaaaaaaataaaaatttaaacctCACATTTCCAAAAAAAGTCTCGGCCTAAAGTTGTCAACATGCTTAATGCTAAGCCCTTACTATTTTCGCCTTTTTGTAACTAATATTTAGAAGTGAGGGTAAACAGATATTTAGCACAAGTTTCGAGCTCATGAGACTTTGACGTTACGTATGCATTTATGTTGCAACATGCAGATGAATACAAACACAGATTTGCACATCGCTCAAATTATGTTATCTAAGGTACTATGCATTTGTAGTTGATTGCTCCAGAGAATGCACACTAGGCCCTTCGCACACGGGTCGTGTAGTCATCGGAGCGTATGGGACAAAATGTACGTGAGAGACATGCTTCGCTGTTCCACACGTGTGTTCAAATGGCGAATCGCACACTATTCGATAGGTACTCTGTCAACACTAGATGTTACAAATGTTTTTAAGACAGCTAGCTGGCAACGCACTCTAGAAGCTCTCACAAAATTAGATGCGCCTACTTATGTTATCAGAATAATTTGGAGCTATTTTTCTGATCGCAAACTAAGGTTTAGAATCGACAAAGGTATTAAGGAGTATAACGTAAGAGCAGGGGTCCCCAAAGATCAGTTTTAGGCCCGTTACTATGGAACCTAAGCTAAGATGATGTTTTAAGATTGAATATGCCTCCTAGAACCAAAGTCATTTGATTTGCGGATGATATCGCGATGGTAATGGTAGTAAAACACATCCAAGATATTGAGAGGATCGCCAGCGAATGTATAGATAGGGTCAAGACTTGGTTGACGTCCATGAACCTAGAATTAGCTGAGCACAAAACTAATGCGGTTTTAATAAGCAGCAGTAAAGCAGTTGAATTTATGAAGGTAAATATTGGGACGGTAACTATCAATTAAAAGCCCGCTGTCAAATACCTAGGGGTGGTGACAGATagttgtttaaattttaaattccattTAGAATATGCTGTGAAGGAGGCATCGACTAGTGTCTTAGCCATAGCAAAAAGCTACTATGTATATAGTAGGGTTGTCAGTTCTGTCTTTTTATATCCATCTATCAGTTAAACGCTTAGCGGACCATCTGTGGATTCCGCACAATTTCTGATGACGTTTCGTCAATGCAGGACTAGTTCCGGTTGCCAGTTTGGGAGAAGAAATAAAGACAGTACATATAAGGCTATCCGAACACGGCGGTAGAGCAGGGCGGAAAGAAATTCCAACAGAAAAATGGCGTCGTTCCATCGCCTAAAGATAGATGGGCACACGAGTTAATACTCACCCTTACGACGTAGTTTTATAGGAACCATGGAGGAGCAAATTACTACCTAACTTAATTCCTTTCCTGCCTCCATAGATTTGGCCATAACAGCTCACTAAACTACCCAATCTGCATAGAGAAGGAAGAAGATGTTGATCACTTATTGTAGACTTTATGCTGCAGTCAGCTGATAATTATCCCTGTGAGGTAATACCTTTTTTGCAGTTCCACGGGGATAGTGGTAGATTGTGAAGAGGTGTTTACAAGTCGTGCATAGAGTTTGCTCTTCAAAGACGTCATCCCGCAAAAAAAACTCGTACTCGTCACATCAAGCAGACAGCATGACGCCTATCGTAGAGCAGTATcgttaaataaatacttaaaatagtaatgcttttaaaaaaagtttcctcAGTGTTTTATGGAGGAGTGTTCTAAAAGGGGTGAGGGATgactttaaggggttacatggattTCGTCGGCTAAAAAAGTcctatttccaattttttttttttatgtaaaaaattatttattttattcaaacttttttctgtcttatagatacgtatttaaagaataatttctgaaattttcaaaaaaaaaataataataaaactcctccattgtgacgtcatttccggtgacccctcgaaaaaaggtgTGTGCACGTTGCCACCATAACTCCGGACAGGatcataaaaaatgaaaaaacagaattaagtgttttataattattagttAAGAACATAAACTCGTgtttgaacgaaggaaagaaaaaaacgtaaaaattggaattttggcagacatttttccaaaaaaatgaaaatttcggtcaaatttgcttgacattttgttttttttaaatatgtaatatagttgtaattgaaaaaaaaaattcttcgttcaagtacgagtaaattgtatctcgaacacctgtgtaagatttcatcaagatcggttgagtagttatCGAGAACATTTGGCAACCGACTATTGAAACACGGTTCCGAGGAAAAAGCGTTCAaaattttgagtaacaataaaagtggcttggagcgcataccttccaaaggctgtatctccgaaactattattcggatcaacttgaaaatttaggataatattcttgagatgttgtaaaaattaataagctaacaaaattgattttttgaactcacgaaacccatgtaaccccttaaataaagtTCAGACACAGCTTTTAGCACGGAGTTCGTCACCACACCAAAACCTCATAAGGAATGATACTTACCTCAGCGTAATCATAATCTTTCCTCCGGCTAAAGCATTCGCGCTTATTAATATTCTGTTTTTGAATAGCTTAATTTCATAGGCTTCACAATTTCCACAAAGCTCCTTAAAGGCATTTTTAGACATCCTgtaaaatatctgaaatttgTAATCATCCTCTTGTAACTCCCTCGTGGCAATGAATAATCTGCTGTTTGAATTGTCCATCGATTGCAATACGAGCCGTGTGCGAGGGCCCTGtgccatgcatatgtatgtatgcatatccaTAAATTTTCTTGGTATAGTACCAAATTTATTTGCAGCCGTTTTTCTTTCAGGGCTTACT
This genomic window contains:
- the LOC129242541 gene encoding uncharacterized protein LOC129242541, with translation MQKLSLILFTLVALASAHPGYLHGNYPHIDYPLLHQHHEPLHFTKLVHIPAAISHQSSTVIHSPPIIKPVIVPVVKTVLQPIVKTYHAAPIIKAYHPIALDPYHHHYDHSDFHHYH